In Neomonachus schauinslandi chromosome 12, ASM220157v2, whole genome shotgun sequence, the sequence AACCTCAagattttattgtcttcatagtATAACAAAATATGAAGCTTAGAACTGGATCACTTGGCCCTTTCTCTTCTTAGTCTCCTCCCAGTTCAAAACGCTTGCATCTCTTAATAGCCAGCATTCTCCTAGATCTGCAGTTGGGCTCAACACATTCAAGCCTCAGCAcaattttctttgtagttttagccTTTTTCTGGAAAACTGGCTTAGTCTGCCCACCATAGCCACTCTGCTTCCTGTCATAACACTGCTTTCCCTGGGCATAAAGAGAATCTTTGCCCTTCTTGTACTGTGTCACTTTGTGGGGCTGGTGCTTGCCACCCTTCTTGCAGAAAGTCCAGCGGGTTTTAGGAATGTTCACCATGTTTGCAAGAGCGCTATTGGCACGGAGAGCCAAGTATATTCTCTTGACAGAGGATATGTTAGATCCAAATATACAAGTAGGTTAAAATTGAAAGGGCAGAAAAAGATACTCATGCACATAGTAACCACAAGAGAGCTGGGATGATTATACTAATAcagaaaaaacagattttaagtaaaaaaaaataaatatgagagaCAAAGATGGGCATTAAATATTGATAAAAGTgttaattcatcaagaagataaaacaataataaatatatatacaccaaacaACAGAGCCCCCGAAATATAACAAACATTGACAGCATTAAATAGAGAAATGGTTCTATAATAGCAGTTGAAGACTTCAATACCCCATTTTTAGCAATGGATTGGATATCTAGACAGAAGATCAGTAAGCAAATAtaggacttgaacaacactataaaccacctacaatactgtattatatatattgaaagttgctaagagagtagattttaaaagttcttaaacACACAAATTGTTTAACTgtgtgagatgatggatgtgttaCCTTAATGTAATCATTtcagaatatattcatatatcaaatcattacattgtacatcttaaacttacaccatatcaattatatctccatacatatgaggaaaaaacagaaaccaaCTGGATCTAACAGACATAAGCACAGCACTCCACCCAATAAGAGTAGAACAGTatctcaagtgcacacagaacctTTTCTGGGATAGactatgttaggccacaaaacaagtctaaataaatttgaaaagattgaaattatacaaaGTTATCTTCTGTGACCATAAACGTAGAATACtgaatgaagctagaaatcaataacagaaggaaaacttaaaaatccataaatatatggaaatcaAAATGCATACTCTTAAATAACCAGTGGGTCGAAGAGGGCATcacaaaagaaatttgaaaatacttagggaataaaaattaaaacatagcaTACTAAAGTTTATGGTATGCAGTGAAGGTAGTGTTTATAGGAGAATTTATAGTGGtaaatttatatcttaaaaaagacaaaagatccccaataaataacctaactttataccttaattagaaaaagaagagcaatctAAACCTAAAGctaccagaaggaaggaaagagtaaagattagagaggaaataaatgaaatagaaaatagaaaaacaatagggagaatcaatgaaaacaaaaattgtttctttgaaaagataaaccaaaCTTGCAAACCTTTGGctagaccagaaaaaaaaaggcataaaatattgttaatattctATCTTATATTTGTATAGGTGACagatatgaaaagaaatagaggaaaaagaattttttatagTTATCTAGTTATCTATTCTAACATTGTTCTAATTATCTATTGTTCTAATTTTTTCCAGTTATTCTAGTTATCTATTGTTCTAACATTATCTGTTATTCTGTCTCCAGGtataatatttaacaatatattttaaaggttttgaaTTACTTCTGTAATGTTAAAGATAATGTGTCCCtcagaaaggaattttttttagtttttctatgtatataaaagaaaaagtgtataTAGCACAAAAGCTTACACAAGTTACCAGCATGTCATTTTCATATGTGCACatcttctggtttctttcttctataaataaagattagagaatgAACTTGTATAAAAGGAGTTTACAAAACACATTTTGACTCTAATTCTGATtcagttgttttccttctttattatatatgtaaCACGTGCAAAACTTAAGGCAAGAGAGAAGCTTACCTATTAAAAGACCCAGGAGACTTGGGCCTATTCTTTAAGAGTCActcattttccattccttttgttTGGGGGATGGATGCAACCAACAAAGCCCACCAATTAAAAGAGgctgaagaataaagaaaacagtaataTAGATTGTTCCCTATGATAATTTACCTTAGTTTATTCCCTAGCCAAAGTCTTGTGTACGtagtctaaaataatttaaagtacaTGTattcagaacaaaataaaaaatcaaactgcttttcttattttagagGCAAAGCTGGGTAAACATAATAGTGTTTTTGAACAGTTTTCCTTGATTTGCATTCTATCATAATATGGAACAAATAAATCCCCTTGTGCTCTAATATCTAAAAGattcattataaaatttattaaatctttatttgATATTCTTTTAATAGTGCACAGTGTTTCATTATAGAAGGGTCAATATTATACTTGTAACTTCCTCAAAATATAAATGTTGAgtaatgccttttaaaaagtatattatggTTATGGCTCTTATTAATTAGTATCATATTCCCTTTTTTTGAAAAGCTAATCATTACAAATTTTTCATGACTTAGAGAGTAAAAGTTATATATACTCTCAGTATTATcaagaaacatatattttaatgtggGAATCTGCCCTCCATGTTTTAAATCCCAAAATAGAAGTTTTGACTAAACAACTCTAATAACCCTAAATATCATAGAGCTCTATTATCTATAAAACTTTGTTGGATTAATTCCTTTTTGTACCTAATAATTTCTCAAAGTAAtaatgatgtggagaaaggcGAAAAAGAATTAAACTTGTAACTtaacagcccattgacaaatacttgaaacaggcagagtgacctttgTCAAGGAGCTTAGCTACCTCCAGGTGTTAACCACTTAGCTAAAGGCAAAAATAGGACAACCTAAGCTTGACATTAGCCAGatctccaggatcctgtaaactccttttggaaacttcctttatctctacccgcCTCCAAGaaatatgttagcaatcatcctccaagcatatggcccattgatacacatctgaagggtctcatgactaagtcTTTACTAGAcaataataaatgaccttttcccaacaacagcTTGCCCCTcaagatcctggaaaccttgcttccaaattccttggAGACTTATGCTCTCCCTAGCCCCCCTccaatttgaaaatatgtaatcAGTCACacctcacaatcccagtgcagttctttctgcccatgggttctgtccctgtgctttaataaaaccaccctttttGCATTGAAGATGCCTCAAGAATTCGTTCTTGACCATttgctctgaaccccaacattttcaCATCAACGAATGCAAAATATGGTATgtaaagtatgatttttttttacttgtcttAAAAATCTCCACTCACTTGCAGCGTGTTTGAAAACGAATGATTTTGAGTTACAAAATCTCCCAAGATCCTGCTTCTTCAAATCTATAATGAGAATCCTATGTATCTTTCAATATTGTTGGGAAAAGAATAtaagataaagaatattaaagTGCTTTGTATGCTATTAAAGCACTCTGCCCACAAACATCGTGCTTAAGGGAGATCCTAAAGTTTGGTAAAAATGACTAACTAGCTGTTTgtgattttatagaaataaatcacATTCTTTTAGCTTTCCTATTTCCAAACTGAAAAACTTGTTTTTTAGACTGCACTTTTAGAAATTTCAGTCAAACCAAGATTTATTAATGCCCACTATCTGCTGATCATGAACTTCACTACCTGTTTATTATGTACAGATGAACATAGCAGGATTCTTCTCTTCACTTCCTTTCTTGGTTTGTCACTTATTTAAGTGCTTCTGAAATTGTTCAGCTGAAATTCTGCTCCTGGTTGAGTATTGTGACTATGGGCCTTGGGGAGAAACAATGGAACAGGCATACCCCAGTTTCAGGACGGAATAAATAGTTCATCTCTCATTGTCCTTCAAAAGAGCAATGAATAGAACTGCCCACAGTATTTTATGTGTGATTGTCAATTATAAGGAAAAgattctatttctaaatattttattcaatactCTTCCCTTGGGCTTTTCATGGtgcctttttttcttactgaagtACAATGAACAAATTCCTGCTCAAATAAATTAGCTTTCCAATTTTGACTCTTAGCCTAGTTGAGTCGATAAGTTAATGCACTAACATGAAAACATGAGGAATAAGAATATGAGTGGATGAAAATTGAGtgataggaaaatatattttttttaggatATGAGTACAGCAGATAAACATCACAACTCCCACCACCATCCCTCACCAAGGGACTGTTTTCACTATTTGTCACCCACCATTTGATATAGCCTTTTTGGCTCCATATATAGGCTGATAAGATCTCACCCTCTGCAGTAACTAGAAGCACATGTTCAGCTTCTTATAAATATAGTGAAGCTACAAAATGGTATGTAGATCAGATAAACTATTCAGTATGCCTGTATCACCAGCAGTGTGGGGTTTCTTTAAGCATGCATACTTGAAGGTGGTTGGAAGTAAATGATTAATTTATCTCTTAACAGAAAGCTTGGATGATTTGACAGTTTGAATAGGGGTCTGAAAAGAGATGATCTAAATCACCTAGACATCCATATTAGTGGTTAACTACTTTCTCATGATTTATCACAATCACTAAGAATATACTAtgtataggggtgcctgcgtggcttagttggttgggcggctgcctttggctcaagtcatgatcccgggatcctgggatcgagccccgcgtcaggctccctgctcagtggggagcgtgcttctccctctccctctgctgctccccctgcttgctctctctctctctgtcaaataaataaataaaatcttaaaaaaaaaaaaaaagaatatgctatGTACATAAAAACACTGATTGGAACTCTACCCATTCTGTAGTTCTcaaatttctgaaattatttttgaccTGTTGAGGAAGAGCTGACTCATTGTAGTTGGCTTTGCCATATTGGTTCTCCTTTGGTTTGCTCCACCCCACATTCTTCATAGATTCTCTTACAGTTTAGTCGGTATGAGCCTAGAAAACagggaaataaatgtaaatcttaAATTTCATCTCCATACCTGTGACTAGATAAATGATACAGGTTTGTCCAAAAAATGAGTTGTCTTACAATTTAGTTGTCTCAACACCTATATTTGCTTATTGAAATTGTTTCTAATTctcaacagtttaaaaaaagataacataaaaCATTCACCTTCATGTAATAATGACATCTTTTCTCCcctccatttctttgcatttgttGCTTTTGACATTCAACTTCAAACTGCGGAAGCCATTTCTTTCTTGGCCaaatcatttataaaagaaaaggcagtattataaaatcaatgaataaCTCTAAATTGAATGAGTAGTTTGACAGTGCGAGTCAAGATTGCTAACATAAAATGCACCATTTGAAATAGAAGAAATTTAGGTCATGGCAttcttctcctcttccatttccagGAATAGGTCACTAACTCTTGAACCTCTATGAAGAGTTTGCGCATTTACtttacccaaacaaaacaaacaaacaaaaaataaataaaaaaggatttagcattatttgtaacTCTGTTTGGAACAAAGCAGATAGATGAATGGGTCCAGATTTTCAAAAGATAACCTTTATTGAATTgtgaggcattttattttattttattttattttattttttttaagattttattcatttatttgagacagagagaatgagagacagagagcatgagagggaagagggtcagagggagaagcagaccccctgccgagcagggagcctgatgcgggactcgatcccgggactccaggatcatgacctgagccgaaggcagtcgcttaaccaactgagccacccaggcgtccgaaTTGTGAGGCATTTTAGTTTCTTGGTTTTCAGGGTGTTTCTTCTGGAATTCTTCAAAGATAAGCCTGTacagtattataaaataattacattaacattaattcattttttgtgttaCTAGCAAATTTGGATGTGTTAGAGAAACTCTGCATACGAAATACTCACTGTCAAACTATGACATCTTTGTCAGGCATTTTAATTCAAATCCCTCCTACCTGCCTAATCACCAGGTGGCAGTGTGGTAGCACTCATCCATATCTGTCTTTGAAAAGCCTCAATAAAGGTGGCATTGCAGTGATATTTTCACATAGCACAGGCAGAATTGTtggggttttaatttttcttttttaagtaagctctgtgccaaacatggagcttgaactcacaaccccgagaattgcatgctctaagaccgactgagccagccaggcactgcccagggttttagtttttttgtgtgtgttcctcTTTCTCAACATTAAAATAGCCTGcatacattttcttaaattgtctttttctttgagtACTACGTAGATGGTTTCCTCCTCTAATTTTCTAAACtggaaaaactgaatataaaTCCTCTAACTGTTCTTTGTGGTCTGACAGTTTTAAGTAAGAACCTTTTACATCATAGTAGGAAgtaaattgtgtattttttttcttcaaccagCAGTTGCAACAATTGGATTAAGGCAGGGCTGCCTCCAGCTTCAATAGAAGCATATGCCATCATACTGTAAACCTCTCAGACAAGAATTCtgacatttcatttttccttatctAAACTTCTCCAGCTGTCACGATGCCATCTGAGACAAGTTTTCAGTCTACAGTACTATTCTACTCTATCAGTTCTTTTGTACTTGCACAATGTCCATTCAGCAGTTTCACTGGGACAAAAGAACCAATCTCAGCATTTGGTTTTAGATATCCAGGATTTATTATGTGTTTAAAGTATGTCTGGATTATTCTTTTTTGCAGATGGAAATTCAGACATCCAAGTTAATGTCATCTGAATCCTGTCACCTAGTGAGTATAGGACAAAACCCACAACTTACAACGTTTATGTTTTCTCTCTGACTTTAGTGAGATGACAGGTCATCCCCCAACACTCTTGATGGGCTGGAAAAAAGGAATTTAGGAATGTCTCCCAAACTCTGCATATAgtctttttctatatttagagTCAGTAGCAGTGGAGATTGTCTTTATCTTTGGAGGAACTCTGCAGATACTATTTGGGAGGCAAAGGAAAGGGCCTTTTTCTATAGGAACTGAGACTAAACTACaagtacctttttttaaagttgactACACAAAacctttggaaaacaaaaagaaagggaacTACTATATGATCTGAAGAATCAGTGGCGGTCATAGAAGATGGATTTGAAAATACTCAGGCTGACTTGGGAAGCCTTTCTTCTGTAGCCAGTCTACCTCTGTTATGCTTCCGGCAGTTATCCTAAATAAAATGATCCAACCCCCCAGCTAAGCTAGAAAATGATACAGTCATAATTCATGTCAGGCTGTTAGCAACTACTTTTTACTTATGTACAGCTTTGTTAAGTTAATATTAGAACATTTTGTAAAGCatgttaaaattaagttaaaagggACAAGACCCCAAATTAGGAatctatgattttatattttaattcagtcTCTATTATGCAGTTTGTTCCCAGGTTGAGGAGCTCTTTATTTGCACTAAAATTCCAAATATTAAGGATAAGCCTCAACTATACATTCTAGTTGCTAAAGTTTTATGTAACTCTGTTTGAAACAAAGCAGATAGATGAATGGGTCCAAATTTTCAAAAGATAACCTCTGTTGAACTGTAAGTCATTTCAGTTTCTTGGTTTTCAGGGTGTTCCTTCTGGAATTCTTCAAAGATAAGCCtatactgtattataaaataattacattaacaTTCATTCAACCTATGCAGTACTGCAAAAATGGAATCTATTTGTCATGCTAAAATGGAAATCTTTTTATCAATAGCTATAAGGTAAAAAGtgttgtgaaaaataattttaagatgttAGATGTTAAATATCTCAGTTCTTATGACTAGTAAAATCTCATAtagatttatttctaattattttcataactgcaaagtcattcttttttaagataaattttatacaaattgtttaaaaataaatattaagttagATAATAAGTAAAGAccttacatggatttttttcctactcttaGTATAAAttaatcaacaaacatttttagAGATCTTATAATTTGAGAGCTAGAAAGCTTTTTGGAGATATCACAGGAAAACATATTTAGTTTATAAATGGCGAAACTGAGACCCACTTAACAGTGAAGTTAAGTGACTTACATGATACAAATAATTAGTGGTGAAATTAGAAGTAAAATTCAAATCTCTTCAGTCAAGTGCCTCCTATaaaattttccaacttttttgtagaaaagaaattacttcacatttttaaaagattttatttgagagagattgagcaagCAATcacgagtggggggaagggcagagagagaagcaggctccccactgagcagggagcctgactagatgtggggcttggtcccacg encodes:
- the LOC110589012 gene encoding 60S ribosomal protein L36a-like; protein product: MVNIPKTRWTFCKKGGKHQPHKVTQYKKGKDSLYAQGKQCYDRKQSGYGGQTKPVFQKKAKTTKKIVLRLECVEPNCRSRRMLAIKRCKRFELGGD